The genomic DNA AAGATGGTGGGGTCAAACTAAAGGTTCCTAGTTTTCACACTAAAGGAGCACTTAAGCTAACCAGAATGGTATCTGGGCTGACCGATGAGCCCTTTGGAAGGCAGATGCACTTATAGGAGAGGCATTTAGCGCACTCAAGTGGCCCCTTGGTTGTGACATCAGAGGAAGTGTCCCATTTGGGCACAGAGGCAATGGCTGCAAACAGTCTGCATGATCTGTTTGTCTGACCTGATCCCTTTTAGTCAAATAATATTCCTGCACAGGACTTTTCATACCGGAATATTCAGTGTTGAATGAAgaaagctacaaaatgaccgACAGAAAAGAAGGGTATAGTTTATTGGCGTCCATGTAGCAGCATCATTTCAGAAAGCTAtgggaaaaaacattttaggaTCATGGCATTTATGATACTTCAGGGTTCAtatcagtacaacaacaagaagTCACACTGCTCATtatgattaaaaagaaacaagccACTGGGACACAGCTTTGTTGGGGAATATGCATGCCTTTGAACAGTAGGTCCTCTTGTGGCCAAACTCTGACATTACTTCTTCATAGCTGATTTTGGTTCACCTCAGTTTCAAACCTACACACTCAATGTATAGACACTCTGCTTATGGTTGTTTAATGATAAAACTTTTCCCATGATCGTCACTGAATTGAATAATTGAATTTATTTACCAAACAAAAGTCAAACTTCACTGCAAGACATGAGAACTTTTCCAAAAACTGACAAGTCTATGATCTAAATTTACCTCacttcctcattttctttttctgtctaaTCCTGACACCCCATCATTTCTGACGTGATGTTTTGAGCAAAAGGGGCGATCCTGCTCGTAGCCAAAGCCATGGGACTCTCATAGAAGTAATACTGTGAGCCCTTGAACACTTTAATGCCATCTGGACCGCACAGACCAGCATCGATGTCAGACAAGGGCAAGGACACGTCTCGGGTGATGATCCTGGGTGTGGCAGTAAGGTCAACATCACGCATCCTGTTTCCTTTTGGAGGAAATATGTGTAAATATTAATGTTAATCACTTGTGCAAAGACAAAGCTAAGCACCAATTTTTCtctataaaaaacaaactagaagcactcagtaACTAACCTTGGAATATATGAACTGTGTGTTGATTGGGACAGAGGAAAGCAGCATCCACAGTTCCTTCGATGCCCAACTCCTCCCTGACGGTTTTAGGGTAGCCTTCAATCAGGGTGTAGTGGGCATCAGCTTTATAGATGTAAACCTGATCACCCTGTAAGTGTTTGTCAGAACGAGGGGATTTTAGTTTTAACCTCAACAGAGAAattgggaaaagaaaaatggctACATGGGTGTCTACCTTAATCAAGTATAGTTTGTCAGTGTAGGAGAAAGCAGCATCCACCCCGTTTGTCACTTCTTTCCATGCTCTGGTTATTGGAAAGGCGTGAAGGCCATCACGCCTGGAGTCCAGACGCATGTAGATAGGCCCTGAGTAGATTCAACTTGTTCTTTATCACAGCTTTACAGCAAACTGAAACATATTTCTCCAAGAACAGGATCACATATTGgtattttgtcctttttttttttttgctaatagTTGGATGAAGTGCTCCCAAATCCGTATCCCACATATAAAGCCTGGATCACAACACCATTAGCTCAGCTTAGCCAACGGGGAAAGACTAGGAGGAAATAGTTAGGCTGACCCTCACCAAAGCTCCAAAAAGAGGCAGCACCTCTAAAAGTTACAATTTGTTTGTTTACTCTGTGCaaaaactgaaatgtaaaaGAATCAGACTCCAGCGGCTACAAATAGCTAAATGCCCAATGCAGACTTCAATCATCAAATCCAATAATCAACACCAAATCagagtcaacagcagaataagctgttggcagagaagatttggcaagtttttcattggTGCACCCGTCATAtttaactctgctgctcaacccacaaatgcattttccctaCAAACGTGGTTCCATTTAAGGGCCAATAAGCAGGCTTTTCAACCGTGTTGggtttattgccaagaagcattgttacaacaaagaaataatcaatcaaacacaaattttctttcttttgtgctCAGGTTACATAGCGAATCCTAGCAGTTCCAGATGTTCATGCTATTTTCACTTTCAGTagactagttaaaaaaaatcaggacctgaTATTTGTGGGATAGTCGATGTTTTTCTCCAAGAATGAGTGCTGTAAATCCTGGAAATTTCCCTCTCCTTGCTCTCGATCATCAATTTATTAATGTCACACGAGCAAATTATACATTATGAAAAGATCTGTCGACATGAAATCGGAACAGTATGTTTTAGAGTTGTCTATCAATCTTGCTAAGAAAGAATCTCATCAAATTTGGCACAAACATTCACTTGGACTCAAGAATGaactgattaaattttggtAGTCAAACTTCTCTGTGACAAAACACCTTTCTGACCACATTTCTGTTACAAAAGCCAGACTAGCTCTTTTATCCAGTTTTTATGCTAAGCTAGGCAAACTCCTGCATTGCTTTTATACTTTATACATACAAGGTAAAAAGTTATTTGTTACCTTGTAATGTAATTACTCCTGCGTTACTTTAATATTATTGCTTTTAATCTTACCCGAAAAGAAGTAACTTCTGCCTCTGTTATCCACACTGATGGCATCTAGTTTGACCTCGCTGCATTTAGGAGGTTTACGATCACCTCCATGACCTGCAGGTAACACACAAAGATTGCATCTGGCTgaaaaaatacttcaaaatgAATTTCTTTCTATTTCCTAAACAAAAGAATATCCCAAATTGCTTTTCTTAATGAACCTACCAAAGTCGGCGCACTTCATGAAGTAATTGCGGGCGTCCTTTGGGTATGTGCCGCTCACTTCTCCTGAGATTGGGTTGAATCTGGTGAAGTTGTGCCCATGGAAACAGTAGTAGTGCTCCTGCCAGCGGAAAGCAGAGGTGCAGACAGGCAGGTGGTGCCACGTCTTGGTCTTCACTGTCTTTGTGACTATATCATAAATGAACACATCTTGTCCTGCGGAGGGAAATGACCATTTTGAGGGGATCACCAATCATCACAGTGTCCTTATTTATGTAATGTGACCTCATTATATCACAGTTCAccaacaaactaaacaaaaaaactcatgCGACTTTGGACTTACTGAGCAGTTTTGTATCAGTAAATGCTGACATACCtttgaagaacagaacagagtcAGTCATGCACTCTCCTTGAGGACACTCCACAGCAGCATCCAGATCTGTTGGGACTCCAGGAAAAGCCTCCTGGATAGTTTTTGGATACCCGGCCTCCAGAGTATGGTTGTAATAGCTGAACACCTGGTTATTCTGGATAAACGGTTAAGAATATCTGAATAAAAGGTAAAAAGTGTATTTGTCTCGTATCATAATTGAAAGTATACGTGGATCATAccaggaagaagaagatgtGATCGTGGACATTCTGGTCCTCTTGGTTGTGCATCCGAAAAGCAGCATCAACATGGCCGAGGTGGTGATGTTCGTCCAGCTCCTTGAAGAACATCTTTGAGGGATGAGCTGGGCCATGAAAACCCTTCCACAGGTGGTCACCTGAGGAGAAAACACCACAGATGCAATTttatctgtctttctttctctcatagatagatagatagatagaaagatagatagatagatagatagatagatagatagatagatagatagatagatagatagatagatagatagatagatagatagatagatagatagatagatagatagatagatagatagatagatagatagatagatagatagatagatagatagatagatacctTTGAAGAAGTACGTGTGCCCATTCTCATCAGGAGTGATGGCGTCAAACTCTACACCTGCACATCGGTCTGGCACAGCAGCATCGCCGTCTTTATTCCCAGGGTAAAATTAACATACTTGTTATATGTGAATGTGACTGTAATATTCAAAGAGTATATCATCAGGCACTCAGTAGAGAATGCCTCTGAAACTGAGTCTCAGCTGTTACGTAACTGACAAATTATGTACAGTTTATGTAT from Archocentrus centrarchus isolate MPI-CPG fArcCen1 chromosome 2, fArcCen1, whole genome shotgun sequence includes the following:
- the hpxb gene encoding hemopexin, whose protein sequence is MELFATTLLLGLALALTNAAPVHQQDSAAEDGDAAVPDRCAGVEFDAITPDENGHTYFFKGDHLWKGFHGPAHPSKMFFKELDEHHHLGHVDAAFRMHNQEDQNVHDHIFFFLNNQVFSYYNHTLEAGYPKTIQEAFPGVPTDLDAAVECPQGECMTDSVLFFKGQDVFIYDIVTKTVKTKTWHHLPVCTSAFRWQEHYYCFHGHNFTRFNPISGEVSGTYPKDARNYFMKCADFGHGGDRKPPKCSEVKLDAISVDNRGRSYFFSGPIYMRLDSRRDGLHAFPITRAWKEVTNGVDAAFSYTDKLYLIKGDQVYIYKADAHYTLIEGYPKTVREELGIEGTVDAAFLCPNQHTVHIFQGNRMRDVDLTATPRIITRDVSLPLSDIDAGLCGPDGIKVFKGSQYYFYESPMALATSRIAPFAQNITSEMMGCQD